A window of Bradyrhizobium sp. AZCC 1610 contains these coding sequences:
- a CDS encoding glutathione S-transferase family protein, translating into MAKTTLTISSKNYSSWSLRGWLLMKFSGLEFEEVVTAPDDASARAEILLLSSSILVPCLRHDGATVWDTLAIGEYLNEVMPDAGLLPADRIRRAHCRSICGEIHSGFTTLRASLPVNLKGHFPGFKIWSRAQADIDRVCTIWRECLAESGGPFLFGERSMADAMYAPVVTRFMTYDVKLEPALAAYASTIMAMPEMQEWIEAAKAEPADIEELEVEY; encoded by the coding sequence ATGGCGAAGACCACACTGACTATCAGCAGCAAGAATTATTCGTCCTGGTCACTGCGCGGCTGGCTGTTGATGAAATTCTCAGGGCTTGAGTTCGAGGAGGTTGTCACCGCTCCCGACGACGCGTCGGCGCGGGCGGAAATCCTGCTGCTGTCGTCGTCGATCCTGGTTCCGTGCCTGCGTCATGACGGGGCCACCGTCTGGGATACGCTGGCGATCGGGGAATATCTCAACGAGGTCATGCCGGACGCCGGCCTGTTGCCCGCCGACCGCATCCGGCGCGCGCATTGCCGCTCGATCTGCGGCGAAATCCATTCCGGCTTCACGACGCTGCGTGCCTCGCTGCCGGTCAACCTGAAGGGCCATTTCCCGGGCTTCAAGATCTGGTCGCGCGCGCAGGCCGATATCGACCGGGTCTGCACCATCTGGCGCGAATGCCTCGCCGAGTCCGGCGGGCCGTTCCTGTTCGGTGAGCGCTCCATGGCGGATGCGATGTACGCACCCGTTGTCACCCGTTTCATGACCTACGACGTGAAGCTCGAACCCGCCCTTGCGGCCTACGCCAGTACCATCATGGCGATGCCCGAGATGCAGGAATGGATCGAGGCCGCCAAGGCCGAGCCTGCCGACATCGAGGAGCTCGAGGTCGAATATTAG
- a CDS encoding cupin domain-containing protein codes for MNKQAVVGKFSHVKPGDTEFKGGGLRDFFLYRDLGIADATGGQVICHLVKANPDLPPEEGTGWHKHECEFQIVIMTKGWARFMYEDKSTLVQAGDVVHQWPGITHYLYDYSEDMEYLEIVSPADFKTVDVPPAVDKVPPPTPWR; via the coding sequence ATGAACAAGCAGGCTGTCGTCGGCAAATTCTCTCACGTCAAACCCGGCGATACCGAATTCAAGGGCGGGGGTCTGCGCGACTTCTTCCTGTATCGGGATCTCGGCATCGCCGACGCTACGGGCGGGCAGGTGATCTGCCATCTGGTCAAGGCCAACCCCGATCTGCCGCCCGAGGAGGGCACCGGCTGGCACAAGCACGAATGCGAATTCCAGATCGTGATCATGACCAAGGGCTGGGCGCGCTTCATGTATGAGGACAAGTCGACCCTGGTACAGGCCGGCGACGTCGTCCACCAGTGGCCCGGCATCACGCATTACCTGTACGACTACTCGGAGGACATGGAGTACCTCGAGATCGTCAGCCCGGCCGATTTCAAGACGGTCGACGTGCCGCCGGCCGTCGACAAGGTGCCGCCGCCGACCCCCTGGAGGTGA